Proteins encoded in a region of the Ziziphus jujuba cultivar Dongzao chromosome 3, ASM3175591v1 genome:
- the LOC107422570 gene encoding 3-ketoacyl-CoA thiolase 2, peroxisomal yields the protein MEKALNRQRVLLDHLRPSSSSSFSDDSSSLSASACLAGDSAAYHRTNVFGDDVVIVAAHRTAICKSKRGGFKDTYADDILAPVLKALIEKTNLNPNEVGDIVVGTVLAPGSQRASECRMAAFYAGFPETVPVRTVNRQCSSGLQAVADVAAAIRAGFYDIGIGAGLESMTLNPMAWEGSVNPKVKIFEQAQNCLLPMGITSENVAHRFGVSRQQQDQAAVESHRRAAAATAAGKFKDEIIPVATKIVDPKTGEEKPVTISVDDGFRPNASLSDLAKLKPVFKKDGSTTAGNSSQVSDGAGAVLLMKRSVAEKKGLPILGVFRTFAAVGVDPAIMGVGPAVAIPAAVKAAGLELDDIDLFEINEAFASQFVYCRNKLELDPEKINVNGGALAIGHPLGATGARCVATLLHEMKRRGKDCRFGVISMCIGTGMGAAAVFERGGHTDELCNARKIETNNLLSKDAR from the exons ATGGAGAAAGCGCTTAACAGACAGCGGGTTCTTCTTGACCACCTTcgaccttcttcttcttcttccttttccgatgattcttcttctctctca GCGTCGGCATGTTTGGCTGGGGACAGTGCTGCATATCATAGGACGAATGTTTTTGGGGACGATGTGGTTATAGTTGC AGCACATCGGACTGCAATTTGCAAATCTAAACGCGGTGGGTTTAAGGATACTTATGCTGATGATATTCTTGCACCTGTTTTGaag GCGTTGATAGAGAAGACCAATTTGAACCCAAATGAGGTTGGGGATATTGTTGTGGGTACAGTTTTGGCTCCGGGTTCTCAGAGAGCAAGTGAATGCAGGATGGCTGCATTCTATGCTGGCTTCCCTG AAACTGTGCCTGTCAGAACTGTGAACAGGCAATGTTCATCTGGGCTCCAGGCAGTTGCTGATGTAGCTGCTGCTATCAGAGctggattttatgatattg gtattggagctgggTTAGAATCCATGACATTAAATCCGATGGCCTGGGAAGGCTCAGTCAACCCAAaa GTAAAGATCTTTGAACAAGCCCAGAATTGCCTTCTTCCTATGGGGATTACCTCAGAAAATGTTGCACATCGTTTTGGTGTATCACGACAGCAACAAGATCAGGCTGCA GTTGAGTCACATAGACGTGCTGCTGCTGCTACTGCTGCTGGTAAATTTAAGGATGAAATCATTCCTGTGGCCACCAAG atTGTTGACCCAAAAACCGGCGAGGAGAAACCTGTTACAATTTCTGTTGATGATGGGTTTAGGCCTAATGCATCATTGTCTGATCTGGCTAAGCTGAAGCCTGTGTTTAAGAAAGATGGAAGCACCACTGCAG GTAATTCTAGCCAAGTAAGTGATGGTGCAGGAGCTGTTCTTCTCATGAAGAGAAGTGTTGCGGAGAAAAAGGGATTACCAATTCTTGGTGTATTCAG GACATTTGCTGCTGTAGGTGTGGACCCTGCCATCATGGGTGTTGGCCCAGCTGTTGCAATTCCGGCTGCAGTCAAGGCTGCTGGTCTAGAGTTGGATGATATTGATCTTTTTGAGATAAATGAG GCATTTGCTTCCCAATTTGTATACTGTCGTAATAAGCTGGAACTTGATCCAGAAAAGATCAACGTCAATGGAGGTGCATTAGCCATTGGCCATCCTTTGGGGGCAACAG GTGCCCGCTGTGTTGCTACTTTATTGCATGAGATGAAGCGCCGTGGCAAAGATTGTCGCTTTGGAGTGATATCAATGTGCATAG GCACTGGGATGGGGGCAGCTGCTGTTTTTGAAAGGGGGGGTCACACCGATGAACTCTGCAATGCTAGGAAGATTGAAACAAACAATCTTTTATCAAAGGATGCTCGGTAA
- the LOC107422564 gene encoding 9-cis-epoxycarotenoid dioxygenase NCED6, chloroplastic produces the protein MQVSHQYFTATPSNYNLTNSIEIHKPITCKILINPSKKTLHRKTKKLHPRRKKFTKPVPKPDPEFNPKDDPSRLNPCQTLAASLLDAIEASIIVPFEKNRKLRKTVDPVVQMSGNFAPVRECPVEHGLEVAGQIPDCLHGVYVRNGGNPMFAPSGGYHLFDGDGMIHSVKLGPLNRASYCCRYTRTSRLVQEAKLGRPVFPKPIGELHGHSGLARLALFFARASIGLLDGRRGIGVANAGLVYFNGRLLAMSEDDLPYHVLIKGDGDLSTIGRFNFDDQLHCSMIAHPKVDPITAELHTLSYDVVKRPYLKYFKFDKYGKKSRDVEITLDQPTMIHDFAITKDHVVIPDHQVVFKLSEIIRGGSPVIYDRSKTSRFGILSKTDVDESGIRWIHVPNCFCFHLWNAWEENDENGDNIIVVLGSCMDPPDSIFNEHKNDPIRSELCEIRMNMNTRESTRRVIVPDLNLEAGQVNRQMVGRKTRHVYLAIAEPWPKCSGIAKVDLETEKVTKFLYGSGRFGGEPFYVPENENINDDDGGYIVGFVRDEVEQSSELAIIKASNMKKVGSVKLPSRVPYGFHGTFVSAQALKEQALS, from the coding sequence ATGCAAGTCTCTCATCAATATTTCACCGCCACACCTTCTAATTATAATCTCACAAACTCCATAGAAATTCACAAACCCATTACGTGCAAAATCCTTATAAATCCTTCCAAGAAAACCCTTCACCGGAAAACCAAGAAACTTCATCCACGGCgaaaaaaattcaccaaaccggTGCCAAAACCTGACCCAGAATTCAACCCGAAAGATGACCCATCTCGTCTGAACCCGTGTCAAACTCTTGCTGCCTCTTTGCTTGACGCAATTGAGGCTTCGATAATAGTTCCATTCGAGAAGAATCGCAAACTGAGGAAAACGGTCGACCCGGTGGTTCAAATGTCGGGTAATTTCGCTCCGGTTCGTGAATGCCCCGTTGAGCATGGGCTTGAAGTGGCGGGTCAAATACCCGACTGTCTACACGGCGTTTACGTCAGAAATGGAGGCAATCCTATGTTCGCTCCCTCCGGTGGTTACCATTTGTTCGATGGCGACGGTATGATTCACTCCGTTAAGCTGGGCCCACTTAACCGAGCCAGTTATTGTTGTAGGTACACGCGCACGAGCCGGCTCGTGCAAGAGGCTAAGCTGGGGAGGCCGGTTTTTCCCAAGCCGATTGGTGAATTACATGGTCATTCCGGACTGGCTCGGCTAGCTCTGTTTTTCGCTCGAGCCTCGATCGGCTTGCTCGACGGCAGGCGAGGTATCGGCGTGGCTAACGCCGGGCTTGTATACTTCAACGGTCGGTTATTAGCCATGTCAGAGGATGATCTTCCATACCATGTGCTGATCAAGGGTGATGGTGATCTTTCAACAATCGGACGGTTCAATTTTGATGATCAGCTTCATTGTTCCATGATCGCTCACCCTAAGGTGGACCCCATCACGGCTGAACTACACACTCTGAGCTACGACGTCGTAAAGAGACCGTACCTTAAGTATTTCAAATTCGACAAGTACGGAAAGAAGTCACGTGACGTGGAAATTACACTTGACCAGCCTACGATGATACATGACTTTGCTATAACTAAGGACCACGTTGTAATTCCGGACCACCAAGTGGTATTCAAGTTATCAGAAATTATTCGGGGCGGGTCGCCCGTAATCTACGATCGGAGCAAGACTTCGAGGTTCGGGATTTTGTCGAAAACCGACGTTGATGAATCGGGAATTCGATGGATCCACGTGCcgaattgtttttgttttcatttgtgGAATGCATGGGaggaaaatgatgaaaatgGTGATAATATCATTGTTGTACTCGGGTCATGCATGGATCCACCGGACTCGATTTTCAACGAACACAAAAACGACCCGATTCGAAGCGAACTATGTGAGATCCGGATGAATATGAATACCCGAGAATCAACCCGTCGGGTCATAGTACCGGATTTGAATTTGGAAGCGGGTCAAGTGAACAGGCAAATGGTAGGAAGGAAGACCCGGCATGTGTACTTAGCCATAGCCGAGCCATGGCCAAAGTGTTCAGGCATTGCTAAGGTGGATTTAGAAACCGAAAAAGTCACCAAATTCTTATATGGTTCTGGGAGGTTCGGTGGTGAACCGTTTTACGTGCCGGAAAATGAGaatattaatgatgatgatggtgggtATATAGTAGGTTTTGTGAGGGATGAGGTTGAGCAAAGTTCAGAGCTGGCGATAATAAAAGCTTCAAACATGAAGAAAGTGGGTTCAGTGAAGTTGCCTTCTAGGGTTCCTTATGGATTCCACGGTACATTTGTTAGTGCACAAGCATTGAAAGAACAAGCGTTGTcctaa
- the LOC107422567 gene encoding uncharacterized protein LOC107422567: MTKEARAGTSSQQFYKDTPNVVSNNRAAADRDVDNFCIQTGEEFSTEFLQDRAGLRRLAPVMTNVNQRLPTRSGLNYNQNHQQLAYEDLSGILGLRRVDSECSSEVSDFVHGSGYFPAEVDYKVHPNNINRYHWEYGAAIGQVPSKHVDNRDRVPPVLPTAPPFYVLDSPQAYHPYVQGFSDGSVSSKMRFLCSFGGRILPRPSDGKLRYVGGETRIISIRKNITWEELVKKTSTIFSQPHTIKYQLPGEDLDALISICSDEDLHHMLEEYLEQERTEGSQRLRLFLIPLNESESPSSVEARATQTNDVENQYVVAVNGMLEPSPKKSSSGHSLTSQTSQLGNTLEHSPRFHRDSPTSTYILENKDHSPRPPAQYTTVLQGRDPKNSDVIDRPYAGGDEGSSSFLMGKLPCQDSCNVDALSRCHGLPLTDNHNQTKYLVEADWANRASDICFHHPGPGGNFVSSAQNVQTGVRFERVMPRESSFHSNNSGSHQDHLPTLLSGTEIKDVPHNKMMHALSDSLLQEHYDRPSDGFMPLSSSKIKRDKLLPITRSSSSRECVMQGVEKAESQVAVHENQFTVKKPSHSRGKGSEELLKWTHRKNSSGDQKNWNHHEGNVDVKSKNNSLESSNLPNINYMHKNCVSSQELQIPEGMVSASPVTPLENLLDTRSLNSMHDQQSSTTQRISCQRSLRRKTPAASDEFVGFESLATSSKVASTVSSDSEASLHDKEAMNRAYNEIEILSFSGEAIEVPKFEYAISVQSQPLDDYHDNEAMESPIIVEDITGIATPGIPSSSRAVAYVEYTCSDDECTSPRETKADSSIQESSGEVENDSADGRDESISMSDAAIAEIEAGVYGLQIIKNDDLEELQELGSGTFGTVYHGKWRGTDVAIKRIKKSCFSGRSSEQERLIKDFWREARILSNLHHPNVVAFYGVVPDGPETTLATVTEFMVNGSLRHVLLKKDIVLDRRKRLLIAMDTAFGMEYLHLKNIVHFDLKCDNLLVNLRDSERPICKVGDFGLSRIKRNTLVSGGVRGTLPWMAPELLSGSSNRVSEKVDVFSFGIVMWEILTGEEPYANMHCGAIIGGIVNNTLRPPIPKRCDSEWKKLMEECWSADPASRPSFTEITNRLRDMSMALPKKRQNVTSRRV; this comes from the exons ATGACCAAGGAGGCTCGAGCTGGTACTTCCAGCCAACAGTTCTACAAAGATACACCAAATGTTGTGTCAAACAACAGAGCTGCAGCAGATAGAGATGTAGATAACTTTTGTATACAGACCGGTGAGGAATTCTCGACAGAGTTTCTGCAGGATCGTGCTGGGCTAAGGAGATTAGCACCGGTCATGACTAATGTCAATCAGCGCCTGCCAACAAGATCTGGTTTAAATTATAATCAAAACCATCAGCAGCTGGCATATGAGGATCTCAGTGGCATTCTTGGGTTAAGAAGAGTGGACTCTGAATGCAGCTCGGAAGTATCAGATTTTGTTCATGGTTCAGGATATTTTCCTGCTGAAGTAGATTACAAGGTGCATCCTAATAATATAAACAGATATCATTGGGAATATGGTGCTGCTATTGGACAAGTACCAAGTAAGCACGTTGATAACCGTGATCGTGTTCCGCCAGTACTACCAACTGCTCCACCGTTTTATGTACTCGATTCGCCTCAGGCATACCATCCTTATGTGCAAGGGTTTTCTGACGGTTCTGTGTCTAGCAAGATGAGATTTCTCTGCAGCTTTGGGGGAAGAATATTACCAAGACCAAGTGATGGGAAGCTTAGATATGTTGGCGGAGAAACACGAATCATATCCATCAGGAAGAACATTACCTGGGAGGAACTAGTGAAGAAGACTAGCACAATTTTTAGCCAACCACACACTATCAAGTACCAACTTCCAGGTGAGGATCTGGATGCTCTTATATCCATTTGTTCCGATGAGGACCTTCATCATATGTTAGAGGAATATCTAGAGCAGGAAAGAACCGAGGGTTCTCAAAGATTAAGGCTTTTTCTTATACCTTTAAATGAATCTGAAAGCCCAAGTTCTGTTGAAGCAAGGGCTACCCAGACAAATGATGTTGAAAATCAGTATGTTGTTGCTGTTAATGGGATGTTGGAACCAAGTCCCAAGAAGAGTTCAAGTGGGCACAGTTTGACAAGCCAGACTAGCCAATTGGGCAATACCTTAGAACATAGTCCAAGATTTCATAGGGACTCACCTACATCTACATATATTTTGGAGAATAAGGATCATAGTCCAAGACCTCCTGCTCAGTATACAACTGTACTTCAGGGTAGGGATCCCAAGAATTCTGATGTGATAGATCGACCATACGCTGGCGGTGATGAAGGGAGTTCTTCCTTTCTTATGGGAAAACTTCCATGTCAAGATTCCTGTAACGTTGATGCTTTGAGTCGTTGTCATGGGCTTCCACTCACAGATAACCATAATCAGACCAAGTATTTGGTAGAGGCTGATTGGGCGAATAGGGCGTCCGACATCTGCTTTCACCATCCTGGGCCAGGAGGAAACTTTGTGTCTTCTGCGCAAAATGTTCAAACTGGTGTACGCTTTGAGAGAGTGATGCCTAGGGAGAGCTCATTCCATTCTAACAATTCTGGTTCTCACCAAGATCACCTACCAACTTTGTTGTCCGGAACTGAGATCAAAGATGTTCCTCACAACAAAATGATGCATGCCCTTTCTGACTCTCTGCTGCAAGAACATTATGACAGACCCTCAGATGGATTTATGCCCCTGTCGTCATCAAAAATTAAGAGAGACAAGTTGCTTCCAATAACAAGGTCTAGTTCATCAAGAGAATGTGTAATGCAAGGTGTTGAGAAAGCTGAATCCCAAGTAGCTGTGCATGAAAATCAATTCACAGTCAAGAAACCAAGCCATTCCAGGGGAAAGGGGAGTGAGGAGTTGTTGAAGTGGACACACAGGAAAAACAGTTCTGGTGATCAGAAAAATTGGAATCACCATGAAGGAAATGTTGATGTTAAATCAAAGAATAATTCTCTTGAAAGTAGCAACTTACCAAATATCAACTACATGCATAAAAATTGTGTATCCTCACAAGAGTTGCAAATCCCTGAAGGAATGGTTTCTGCTTCCCCAGTGACACCATTAGAAAATTTGTTGGATACTAGGAGCCTAAATTCTATGCATGATCAGCAAAGTTCTACCACTCAGAGGATAAGTTGTCAAAGATCCCTCAGACGAAAAACACCTGCTGCATCTGATGAATTTGTTGGCTTTGAATCTCTAGCTACAAGCTCT AAAGTGGCTTCAACTGTCAGTTCAGATAGTGAAGCATCTCTTCATGATAAGGAAGCTATGAATCGTGCTTACAATGAGATTGAAATATTAAGTTTTAGCGGAGAAGCTATTGAAGTGCCTAAGTTTGAATATGCCATCTCTGTCCAATCACAGCCTTTAGATGATTATCATGACAATGAGGCAATGGAATCACCGATTATTGTTGAAGACATAACTGGCATAGCAACTCCTGGCATTCCTTCCTCCTCTCGAGCGGTTGCATATGTAGAATACACATGTAGTGATGATGAATGTACATCTCCTAGAGAAACAAAAGCAGACAGTAGCATTCAGGAATCTTCTGGAGAG GTTGAGAATGATAGTGCTGACGGTAGGGATGAATCTATAAGTATGAGTGATGCAGCTATAGCGGAGATTGAAGCAGGAGTTTACGGTTTGCAG ATCATAAAGAATGATGATCTTGAAGAACTGCAAGAGCTAGGATCTGGTACATTTGGAACTGTTTACCATGGGAAGTGGAGAGGAACAGATGTTGCTATTAAGAGAATTAAAAAGAGTTGCTTTTCAGGCAGATCATCGGAGCAAGAGCGGCTG ATCAAAGACTTTTGGCGAGAAGCACGTATACTGTCAAATCTTCACCATCCAAATGTCGTAGCATTTTATGGGGTTGTTCCTGATGGACCAGAGACAACATTGGCAACTGTAACTGAGTTTATGGTCAATGGCTCATTGAGGCATGTCCTACTAAAGAAAGATAT AGTGCTTGATCGTCGAAAGAGGCTCCTAATTGCGATGGACACAGCTTTTGGCATGGAATATTTGCATTTGAAAAATATAGttcattttgatttaaaatgtgACAATTTGCTAGTGAACTTAAGGGATTCTGAGCGACCCATATGCAAG GTTGGAGATTTTGGGTTGTCGAGAATTAAACGCAACACGCTAGTATCTGGTGGTGTGAGAGGAACCCTTCCATGGATGGCACCAGAGTTATTAAGTGGTAGCAGTAACCGGGTGTCTGAGAAG GTTGATGTTTTCTCATTTGGTATTGTGATGTGGGAGATCCTGACTGGGGAAGAACCATATGCTAACATGCACTGTGGTGCTATTATAG GGGGAATTGTAAATAACACACTAAGGCCTCCTATTCCAAAACGTTGTGATTCTGAATGGAAAAAGTTAATGGAAGAGTGCTGGTCAGCTGACCCTGCATCCCGGCCATCATTCACAGAAATTACAAACAGGCTACGGGATATGTCAATGGCGCTGCCAAAAAAGCGACAGAATGTTACAAGTAGAAGAGTCTAA